From Paenibacillus sp. GP183, one genomic window encodes:
- a CDS encoding 5'-deoxyadenosine deaminase: MSSLCIRNAQIVTMNQQEEVLIGTIRIENDRIVEIGPNLIPLPEDEVIEAADKIVIPGLIQTHVHLCQTLFRGQADDMELLDWLRKRIWPLEAAHDEESVYYSALLGLGELIRSGTTSIVDMETVNHTDFAFQAMAESGIRALSGKVMMDQGFEVPQMLLEQTEASVKESVRLLEKWNNYDNGRLQYAFCPRFVISCTENLLIQVRDLSQHYGVKVHTHASENQKEIEIVQVERGMRNIVYLEHIGLTGPNLILAHCIWLDEQEKEILRKHRVKVSHCPGSNLKLASGIAEVPDLLSRDVALSLGADGAPCNNNLDMFHEMRLSSNIQKVQHGPTAMDAKTVFRMATRGGAEVMGLEDQIGSIEVGKKADLAIVDLNDFHSYPSSEVDVYGRLVYSATRADVETTIIDGKIVMRDKIILTIDKDKVLRESNRSIERLLQKLPFIH; the protein is encoded by the coding sequence ATGTCCAGTTTATGTATTCGAAACGCTCAAATTGTCACGATGAACCAGCAAGAAGAAGTTTTGATTGGAACCATAAGAATTGAGAATGACCGCATTGTTGAGATCGGTCCTAATCTTATCCCACTGCCTGAAGATGAAGTCATAGAGGCTGCTGATAAAATCGTCATTCCCGGCTTAATTCAAACTCATGTGCATTTGTGCCAGACCTTGTTTCGCGGGCAGGCTGATGATATGGAGCTGCTCGATTGGCTGCGCAAACGCATTTGGCCATTGGAAGCGGCTCATGACGAGGAATCCGTTTATTATTCGGCGCTGCTTGGATTGGGTGAGTTGATCCGCAGCGGTACGACTTCGATTGTGGATATGGAAACGGTCAATCATACTGATTTTGCATTTCAAGCGATGGCGGAGAGCGGTATTCGAGCTTTGTCGGGCAAGGTAATGATGGATCAGGGCTTCGAAGTTCCACAGATGCTGCTCGAGCAGACGGAGGCTTCCGTTAAGGAAAGCGTAAGGCTTCTGGAAAAATGGAACAATTATGATAATGGCAGATTGCAGTACGCCTTTTGTCCGCGATTCGTCATATCCTGTACTGAAAACCTTCTCATCCAAGTCAGGGATTTATCCCAACATTACGGAGTCAAGGTTCATACGCACGCTTCCGAGAATCAGAAGGAAATCGAGATAGTTCAAGTGGAGCGCGGCATGCGGAATATTGTCTATTTGGAGCATATCGGATTGACGGGTCCGAATCTTATTTTGGCCCACTGCATATGGCTGGATGAACAAGAGAAAGAAATACTTCGCAAGCATCGAGTCAAAGTCAGCCATTGTCCCGGCTCGAATCTCAAGCTGGCGTCCGGTATAGCCGAAGTGCCTGATTTGCTCTCCAGGGATGTTGCTCTCAGTTTAGGTGCCGATGGTGCTCCTTGCAATAATAATCTGGATATGTTCCATGAGATGAGGCTGTCTTCGAACATTCAAAAGGTCCAGCACGGACCTACAGCTATGGATGCCAAAACGGTTTTTCGCATGGCTACCCGCGGTGGAGCCGAGGTGATGGGGCTGGAAGATCAAATCGGCAGCATTGAAGTCGGCAAGAAAGCGGATTTGGCGATTGTAGATTTGAATGATTTTCACAGCTACCCTTCTTCAGAAGTGGATGTGTATGGCAGGTTGGTCTATTCCGCTACGCGGGCAGATGTGGAAACCACGATCATCGACGGTAAAATCGTCATGAGAGATAAAATCATTCTTACAATAGATAAAGATAAGGTACTGAGAGAATCCAATCGCTCCATTGAGCGTCTGCTGCAAAAGCTGCCTTTTATTCACTAA
- a CDS encoding DUF3990 domain-containing protein encodes MDITTPQKLFHGTTDSLVQSFQDKLLNSQYWKPGRDFGKGLYTTISVGQARKWAIKAAKQAILGNARPCVLEIELMSIPKDVAPLIFLSDSLAWADFIMTHRKVTLDEKDPCLNHPEIIIGPMADSDAGNIIRNAVQLNKDVHWFYYQITRTDRGRRLDSLRLGSQVVFSAESWESSLRLIGYNVYVGGRWTYHENSSSAESL; translated from the coding sequence ATGGACATAACAACACCCCAAAAGCTATTTCATGGCACTACGGATAGCTTGGTGCAATCCTTTCAAGATAAGCTGCTAAACAGCCAATATTGGAAACCTGGCAGAGACTTTGGCAAAGGTTTGTATACCACAATTTCTGTAGGACAAGCCCGGAAATGGGCAATAAAAGCCGCGAAACAGGCTATACTGGGTAATGCACGTCCTTGTGTCCTTGAAATTGAGCTCATGTCTATTCCCAAAGATGTGGCTCCTCTTATATTTCTTAGCGACTCGCTGGCATGGGCAGATTTCATCATGACACATAGAAAAGTCACCCTAGATGAGAAAGATCCATGTTTGAATCATCCGGAGATTATTATAGGGCCGATGGCTGACTCAGATGCTGGTAATATTATTCGAAACGCTGTACAATTAAATAAAGACGTACACTGGTTTTATTATCAAATCACACGTACAGATCGGGGGAGAAGGTTAGATTCTCTTCGTCTTGGAAGCCAGGTTGTCTTTTCAGCGGAAAGCTGGGAGTCATCCCTGCGTTTGATCGGGTATAATGTTTATGTAGGAGGAAGGTGGACCTATCATGAAAACTCAAGTTCGGCTGAATCTCTATGA
- a CDS encoding chromate transporter — MWMKLWELFIGFGRSTMLGYGGGPSIIPLYEKETVATFAWMNKEEFGNALAFGNALPGPIATKLAAYIGFKVAGWLGAFVALLAVVLPTALLMVLLVGIMSKLSNNPIINGMIKGIKPVIFVMLAMLAYDFVRFAFQPIDGVVKFLPFLIAAGYFVMVQYMGISSVWGIIGGLVIGAIWMR, encoded by the coding sequence ATGTGGATGAAGCTATGGGAATTATTCATTGGATTTGGAAGATCAACTATGCTTGGATACGGAGGGGGACCGTCGATCATTCCGCTGTATGAGAAAGAAACGGTCGCCACTTTTGCGTGGATGAATAAGGAAGAATTCGGTAATGCGCTTGCTTTCGGCAATGCACTTCCGGGTCCGATAGCTACGAAGCTTGCGGCCTACATAGGCTTTAAGGTTGCCGGCTGGCTAGGCGCTTTCGTTGCATTGCTTGCGGTGGTTTTGCCCACAGCACTGCTGATGGTTCTGCTGGTAGGAATTATGAGCAAGCTCTCCAACAATCCCATCATTAATGGAATGATTAAAGGCATAAAGCCGGTCATTTTTGTGATGCTGGCCATGCTTGCCTATGATTTTGTCAGATTTGCTTTTCAGCCTATTGATGGCGTGGTCAAATTTCTGCCTTTTTTGATCGCAGCCGGGTATTTTGTCATGGTCCAGTATATGGGGATCAGCTCAGTGTGGGGCATTATCGGCGGGTTGGTGATCGGGGCCATCTGGATGCGTTAA
- a CDS encoding putative motility protein has product MQIGGLNAALTAANDSGLAQAVGIAVLSKTLDLSQQQGQQLVQMMSQSVQPNLVKHVDLRI; this is encoded by the coding sequence ATGCAGATTGGTGGACTTAATGCTGCGTTAACTGCAGCAAACGACTCAGGACTTGCGCAAGCTGTCGGCATTGCTGTTCTCAGCAAGACTTTGGATCTAAGCCAGCAGCAAGGGCAGCAATTAGTGCAAATGATGTCACAAAGCGTACAGCCAAACTTAGTTAAGCATGTAGATCTTCGCATTTAG